In a single window of the Chaetodon trifascialis isolate fChaTrf1 chromosome 19, fChaTrf1.hap1, whole genome shotgun sequence genome:
- the snx3 gene encoding sorting nexin-3 — MDDTIADTRRLFTKPQNLNDAYGPPSNFLEIDVSNPETIGVGRGRYTTYEVKLKTNLPIFKLKESCVRRRYSDFEWLRAELERESKVVVPPLPGKALIRQFPFRGDDGIFEDSFIEERRQGLEQFLNKVAGHPLAQNERCLHMFLQDESVDKSYTPSKIRQA, encoded by the exons ATGGATGATACCATAGCTGACACAAGAAGGCTCTTCACTAAGCCTCAGAATTTAAATGACGCTTATGGACCCCCGAGTAATTTTCTAGAGATTGATGTGAGCAACCCTGAGACCATCGGGGTTGGCAGGGGCAGATATACTACGTATGAAGTCAAACTGAAG ACCAACCTGCCCATCTTCAAGCTGAAGGAGTCTTGTGTACGGAGGCGGTACAGTGACTTTGAGTGGCTCAGAGcggagctggagagggagagcaag GTGGTCGTCCCACCTCTCCCAGGAAAAGCTCTTATCCGGCAGTTTCCGTTTCGAGGGGATGACGGGATATTTGAGGACTCTTTCATCGAGGAGCGGAGACAGGGCCTGGAGCAGTTTCTCAACAA agtggCCGGCCACCCTCTAGCTCAGAACGAACGATGCCTGCACATGTTTCTACAGGATGAGTCTGTGGACAAGAGCTACACCCCATCCAAAATCAGACAAGCCTGA